In Lolium perenne isolate Kyuss_39 chromosome 5, Kyuss_2.0, whole genome shotgun sequence, the sequence ACTAGATTGACCCGCACTTTTGGCTCTCATCCTCGCACCTCCCCCATATCTGGCTGTCCAGTAGATGCTTTGCGATGTGTGGACAAGGTAACGAATCTGTAGCGAACCAATGGAAAAAATCGAGAATACAAGCCTGGTGTATAAGGATACCCGTAGGCTACGCATTTAATCTCTAGGTGCTGGCGTCATGGGTACAGCCCGGGACAGCATCGTCCTCTAGCCCCTCGAATTTATGATGCGTAAATGATGTTGCCAATGTGATGACgctgtagcaaactagcaattaAGCTCGGCCCCAGCATTGTCTCCTACCTCCCCTCAAGAAGAGAAATCTGCTGACATCGGAGCACACCAGAAAAATCCTGAAGCGAGCAACAAATGGATGGGAGAATTGGGTATGAGGCAGTCCCTAGTTTCCCCCTGGTAGTGTTCCTGCAGATACCATTTTTTGTTGGGTGAACATGCTGAAATGTACCGAATTTTACAACCACATTTCCACACATGCAACCAAAACCGAACGCCCTTTACAAAAATCTACAATCACTAACGAAAAAACTAGATCCCAGAAACCCGAGTCCTCCGTCCACATTGATTTAAAAAACACATTTCCTGCACTTCGGATTAACCATAATTAGCTCGGACGCAGACCAAAAAACCGTTGTCTCCCCTTGCTGCCCCGTCCCATGGAATGTACAGGCGAGTACAAAACTTTAAATGGAATACAACCAAAAACAACTGGATTTTTTTGGGTGGTCTAGCAATCCTCAAATAAGTAGTCAGCAAAGGAAATTAGACAACCACCGCAATCGTTCGCGTTCTGTACAGGGAAGAAGAAAATGAGAGGGAGGGGATTGTGATGGAGCTGCAAGGGAAGTTAATTGCTGCACCTACCAGGGCGCTGACGTCATGTCTGTCTTACACTGTTTCCCTGTACTTTGGCTGGTACATGCAGAAATACACCGTCGGGTATACATAGGCGAAGTTGCTACGTGGGAATGTACAAGTAGTGGACGGCTCCGGATGTAGAATCGAAGGTCAGATATGGGGGAGGTGCGTCCGCAGGTTCTACAACATATTTTCGCACACTAGATTAACTAACACTGAATAGTCGCTGGAGTAGTGAACCGACTTAGCAACACCCTGCGCAGCTTGCAGAGAGATTTCACCACAATACTCAATGACCAAAGACTCTAACATATGTTCACGTCCCAGTTCAGCCACTCCAACATCAGTCACCCCATGACACACCCGTAGTGTGAGATTTCTCAAGCATAAGTTCTGCGCAATGAAGCGTATCCCAGCATCAGTTACAGCAGGACAAAATATAAGCTCAAGTGTCTCCAGATGTGGTGAGGATGAGAGGGCCTTCATCCCCTCGTCATCCAAGAAGTTGGCGGTGTTTAGCACGAGAACACGAATTGGGCAGGACTGAATAAGCACCAGAAAACCCTTCTGTGTGAATCCTATTTCTGATGGCCAGCCAGAAAAACATCCTTCAAATTTGAGGTCTACGGTCTGAAGCATACGACAGTTTTGGGCTAGAGCGTAAAGGCAGTTATCAGTAAATGACATCCTGGTTTCACAATAACCGTCGTCAATATAGTAGCGCTGAAGGTTGAGCCAAAGTGAGATGCTTTTAAGGTTGCTGCAGCTCCGGGATAATGCAATTATGTCATTGTCATTTAGGGCACGGACATACTGAAGGCAAAGGTTCTCCAATGCTTTACACTTCCCTAGGACAACACGAAGTCCTATTTCTGGCCAAGTTTCAATATGCGCCAACCTTAAATCCTTCAAACTCTCGCAGCAAAAGTCATATATATCCATGCTATGAGCATCGTACAAGGGGTCATAGACCTTATCACCTGGAAGACGATCaaatctttttcttttcttctcaaaCTCAAACTTCTGGAGCTTCATCCAACCTGAACCAAACTTTAGGAGGTCATGATGATTGATTCCTTCGCAATTCTTCACTACAAGCTCATACAACGACCCATCCATACCAAGGTATTCCAACCACTCTACGCTGCCGATTTTCTCGCAATCAATAAGGTGGAGAGCAGATAGACCCGTGCAACCAACTGCAACCGAAAAAAGCCCAATTGATGTTATTTGTGGTGCAGAGATCAGCCGGAGAGACACCAATGTCTTGCAATAAGCTAAACAACCAAGCCCAGAGTCATCGATGTATGAGCAGAAGCTTAAGGTGAGGTCAATCAGCGAGGAACATTGAGATGAAAATACAAAGAGGCCTTTGTTATCCAACTGATTGCCATGTCCAGGTATCCAACCAGAGTAATCGATTTCCACTTTCCGCAAATTTGGGAACCGGGCACATAATGATGTCAGTGCTTCTGTAGCAGTGCAAAGACCAGAACCAACACGGATAGCACCCCTTTGATTCCCCTCTGTCTTGTAGAGCTGCTTTGACACAAGGGAGAGAGAATTCAGATCACTTGTCCTAGTGATTTTCTTGATAATCTCTGTCACCAGAGCCTCTGGTAGGTCCTCCATCAAGCGAATTCAGCTGTACGAATCAGGTAGTATCAAGGTTTAGAAAACAACCGAAGAGCTGGACTAAAACCTATGATATCAGAACAAAGCATGTGAGCATGGAGATCATGCTGGCAACACACATTATGAAGAATATAGAATATACTGATGAACTTTGTGCATTTACTCTATTCATCAAAAACTTGTTCATTATTCATAAGGGACATTAATTAAATTATTGCAGTAGCTAGCACCTTATCTAACTATACATTGCTAGTAAGACACAATGAAGCTACAAGCCCGTCATTAACTGATACAACTGCTATAAGTAGCAGAACCAGAATAACAACCGAAGAGAATGCAAAGAAAAATTGAGTCATTGGCACAAGCAACTCTACAAGATAAGACTCATGTGCTGAATCTGAACCAACTTATTTGGAGGCACCGAATTAATCACATGAAAATTAGCACTTGTAGTTCCCAGGCAAGAAAGTAGGGATTTAAACAAAAACGAATTAGATACGATTTCTTACTATATAATGCCCAGCTTTGTTTTTTAGATCTTCAGGGGGGGAGGATCCCCACCTGTAAATATTCCTGAAATTGGTGGCTACAAATTCGCATGAAGAGAAGTTAGGTGATCAGGCCATAGCCAGAGCGTGTCCCTATAAATCCTACCCCGATGAGTCCACAGGGCGTTGTCCATCAGTAGATACCACTCGATCTAGTACCTGTTCAACTAGAAATTAATACTACTGTTTACTGCAACCTAGGCTAATATTCCATCACAAAAAAACATGCTTTCTACCTAGGAGAATGGCTTTACAACTAAAATGGATGATGCTGCCGGTTTCCCTCTGGCAAGTCTCAATCAAGAAAGCGAATCGAAAAAAGCAAACCATGTACATGTCGATGGGGAACCAACGAAGAGGGGGCAGGAGAACCAAGAAACGGCGGTACCTTCAGCACGGCTGGGAGGTAGTAACAGCGGCGATAGGGAATAGAACGTAGGAGGGGAACTTCGCCGCCGCTCGATCGATCAGCCTAGTCCGCAGCGGCGGAGAGTGTAAACCCTAGTCTCGCTCGCAACGCCCTTCGTCTCTAGAGGATGGGTCGTGCCGCCTAAGGCGAGCTGTAGCGGCGCCACGCTCACACGGGCCAAGCCCTGGAACCTTGTGCTGGGCTGCTGGCTTCTCACACTCGACGTAGTGTTAACATTTGAGCCATTATTTTCCCCTAAAAAACAAATTGAGCCATTATTTTCCTCTGGAGTATTTGGTTATGGACAATCTACTAGTTTTATACTCGTATCTTTTTACAAACCGACACGTCAACTACCATGACTAGGTCTCGAAGACCAGCCGAATAGACTTAGTCTTTCCGAGGTGCTTATAGAGGTAGAATATACTGTGTTACAAGACTCGCCGGATCAGTTTTTTGAACTCAGGCTCTTAAAGGTGCTCATATGGGTAACATGTGTTtgtgtgcgtgcgttcatagaggTGAGTGTATGCATATTTATGAGTGTATGCTTTTGTACTGTGTTTCGTAAAAAAAATAGAAATCTTGAACATTAAATTAGGCATTCAATCAAAAACCAAATCCTTCCATGTGTTCTAAGAAAAGTTACACATTAAAAATAGCAATCAATCATTTTAAAAGAAAAAATAGGAGTGCAGAGCGAGAGCGCAAAGGGAGAGTGCTCGAGCACAGGGGCCCCTTCCCTTTACCCGTCGGTTGGCCATGGACCCTCCGTCCCCTACCCCCTCCCTGTCCCCTTCCCCCTCCCTAGTGGCGAGCCCGCGTTGTCACGAGGATAGGAGGCACGGTGGGCATGGATCTGACTCGGAGGAAATCCCGTGTTCGTAATGCTACGCGCTTGCCGGTGGGAAAGTTGTGACGCGGTGGGCGTGGATCTGACTCTGAGGAAACCCCGCGTTCAGCCGGTGGGCGAGCGGTGGCACTAGTTGATGAACGGGGGTCTTCCCGGGCACGCCTGGAGGTGCGTTCGAAAATCTTCTGCGAGGAGGGGCGTGCAGCCATCGACAAGCTCGATGATTCGGAGTACCCGCTCGAGGATGGAGAAGAAGCACCGTGAGAGGACCCCACAAACGTCACCCGCAAGCGCGCCAGGGGCCGCGGCAGCAAGAAGGTGGCAGCGAAGGTGGTGTGCCTAGGGCGTGACACCAACGCCTAAGCAGAGTTCCAAGGTTTGTGCTTGCTATGCACATATCCGGGACACCGCGTCGTCGATTGCACGACGAGGCTGACGTGCCTCCATTGCGGCGAGGTGGGGCACATGCTAAGGGAGTGCTCACTCTCCCATCTTCCAAGGTCACGCTCGCCTGACGACGGCGACAAGCCTACGAGGAAGAGGGTGAACGAAAATGGGCTAGGTCGCCGCGTGGATGACGGTGCCATCGGCCACCGTGAGCGTGTGCCAGGCTGCCATGGAACCACGCGCAAGGATCGGGGACGCGGCGCTTGTGTCACGCGGGCTAGCTCCTGCAGCGAGTCGCGCGCCCGTGGGTGTGAGAAGGCTGCGGCGCCGTGCTAGAAGGAGGCACCGCGCAGGGGTGCTGCTGCGTCGCGTCGTGAGATGGCGTCGCCAAGGGCCGCCATCAAGCTCCACGACGACCAGTTGTGCCGTGACGGCCACGGATTAGGCGATGCCCGCTCGGTagcactgatgtctactcacgcttcttttcctgtagacagtgttgggcctccaagagcagaggtttgtagaacagcagcaagtttcccttaagtgaatcacccaaggtttatcgaactcagggaggtagaggtcaaagatagtcctctcaagcaaccctgcaattaagatacaagaagtctcttgtgtccccaacacacctaatacacttgtcagatgtataggtgcactagttcggcaaagagatagtaaaacacaggtggtatagatgaatatgagtggtaataacaatctgaaataaatatggcagcgagtaaacatgcagtataacagtaagtaagcggtgtttgcagtattggaaacaaggcttagggatcatactttcactagtggacactctcaacattgatcacataataaataaataacttctcctcatttgtgctacatatactcttgttggatgacaaacaccattcattgtgtagggctacaagagctccctcaagccggagtaaacaagcgccacaacatacggcattcatatttaagtaacctttagagcttaatagatctttgcaatttagaccgagtactaacatagcatacacactgtaacCATTAGGTTAAGACGAGAACGTGTTCGTTCAGCTTTGTGACACTGCATATCTTTTTTCTTTCTAATAAAAAAGTACTTGTTGAACATTTTTTTACATCATGAACAAATAGTTTCGTATATATTTTGCGTCATGAACAAttaaattttttactccatgaacaattACTTTGTATTACgtaaataattttctgagttgcgatCCATTTGCAATCACGAATCGTGAGGCCAATCCAATCGCTAAGGAGTTTATAATATAATCCAACTCTCGTGTCTTAGTTGGAAACATAAGGTTTTCCTATTAGGGTGTGTTTGATAGTTCGGGTCTACCGAAAATCTCTCAGCATAAGTTGAACTGATATTTTGGTATGTGTTTGGTGGCCCGGGTCTATCTTTACAATGCTGAAAATATAAATTACGAAGAGATCCATATTTTACACAAAAGCCATTAAACAGAATAAAAAAACAATCGGGTCCTTAGATATTGATTGAGACAATGCGGCCCAGGTTCTGACCATGGTTCATGCCCAACAATGGAGGAAAGAAGCCATGTGTCTTCGTAGAGACAAAAAATTGTCGATTTGAAGCGCACCTGATCCCTCGATCTAGTCGAGTTTTTGCTTGAAGAAGAGGTCGTCGAGTTCGTGTTTCCAGTGTCCAAGTTTCCCGCAGATGGCGCCAATAACAAAGGGTTAACATCGACAGTGCCTATTATGATGGACTTGGGTTTTAGGAAGGAGGACACCGGTGAACCGGCGAATCAACAGACCGATCAGCCAAACTTAGGCAGCCGACGGATATTACTATCAAGGGAGAATCGTGATTACGATATGTGGAACTAGGCTACAGGGGTGTTTGGTCTGATTCGATCTCTCCTCCCAGCCCATATATAGCGGACTGGGTCTCTGAGTCCACCTCGAGGTCGAGTTACATTTCATGTTGGTTCACCCGATATAGACTTATCTTTCCTAATGAGATTCCTTCGGATTTCTCCGGACTTCTTCATGGGCTTTCATCTATTCCTTCATGGGCTTTGTACCAGGGATTGCAACGCTCATAGCCCGAtatggtatacccatgtcaggcGGGAGGAGCCAGGGGACGGTGGTCGCCGATATCAAAACAAGCTACATGTGTCGCGGGACCTTCGCCTCCGTCGAGACCAAGGAGCCTTTAAGTTGTTTTTTATAGGTGTTGGTAAATGTTTGATTTATCGTGTCTAGTGTTTTGTTTATGGGTCTTTCCAACCTCCTTGTGCAAAAATTAAGCTGCTAGATTTGAACAGATTATACTGGTATCTCTAAATCAGTAAATCTTGATTTAGGAGTCGATAAATCTCAGCCCATACTAAACCGCGCCTCATTTATTCTAGTACATGTATGATGCCTAGCAGGCAGTGTTGATCCaatctcttttttttttggctgCATGCCTGCAGTTCTTCCGGGTCTACCAGTGTCTTTCATCATTTTGTAGATTGTTTTTCGAATTTTACGCTCAACATTGGATATTTCAATTTACAGGAGCAGTTGAACTTGAAGCCTTGGAGCGTGTACTGAGTTGTGCAAAAGTAGAGCCAATCAAGCTATCGTATGGAACTTTGAGATCCATCAAAAAAAGGTTTTCCAAGAAACTTTAAACACACAATCCCATGGTTTTCTCAAAACgtaaattgaaaaaaaaagtttCAGATTTGCCAAAAGAATAATGCAATAAGATCTAATAGCAATCAAGTCCCGCATATAATTTTCAAGATTACAAAACTAAGATGCAAATAATTCTAGCTAATAACATATAAGAGCTTCACTGTAATCACTTGTGGAGTGGGTCCCTTTCCTTTGGGCTATTAGTATTTTCCACAAAACATCACCTAAGGTCACAAGTTTTAGGAAAATGGACAACCCTAATAACACCACCTAATTT encodes:
- the LOC127299650 gene encoding F-box/LRR-repeat protein 14-like, with the protein product MEDLPEALVTEIIKKITRTSDLNSLSLVSKQLYKTEGNQRGAIRVGSGLCTATEALTSLCARFPNLRKVEIDYSGWIPGHGNQLDNKGLFVFSSQCSSLIDLTLSFCSYIDDSGLGCLAYCKTLVSLRLISAPQITSIGLFSVAVGCTGLSALHLIDCEKIGSVEWLEYLGMDGSLYELVVKNCEGINHHDLLKFGSGWMKLQKFEFEKKRKRFDRLPGDKVYDPLYDAHSMDIYDFCCESLKDLRLAHIETWPEIGLRVVLGKCKALENLCLQYVRALNDNDIIALSRSCSNLKSISLWLNLQRYYIDDGYCETRMSFTDNCLYALAQNCRMLQTVDLKFEGCFSGWPSEIGFTQKGFLVLIQSCPIRVLVLNTANFLDDEGMKALSSSPHLETLELIFCPAVTDAGIRFIAQNLCLRNLTLRVCHGVTDVGVAELGREHMLESLVIEYCGEISLQAAQGVAKSVHYSSDYSVEKKGYKWYQILPIQDAATKEGHVGGEEAQDTASGSGSKSPRCTSLSPGRRGRGQHHGRELAPTLTRTNYADWAMLMRVQLQVHGLWVIWISGPKLVRVLAAKDNTKAAWDTIKTLRVGAERVRDAKAQTRRRDYDRLAFKDDETVEMKV